A region from the Lentimonas sp. CC4 genome encodes:
- a CDS encoding ATP-dependent Clp protease ATP-binding subunit: MLNFDPYAPLALELLETAAECARRRKGVELTLFDLTAAILEKCTEDPYVTFFEDNEWGQVADVRDEFLTEVYPDLLPKNNVKVKARPLELSEDAANLLAQAEAESCDNEDGIELIELMMTLWPAVGDPILTRINCIPETEIDVNYTALAPGALLLREDYEEVSTAEIAALQNLALLCELGTEMNLVPSPYEIVGREKEIASLEAAMLKYFKPNPLIIGEAGVGKTAVVEALADRIHRGTCSEDLREARIFEIRVSDLLAGTTYRGELEERLKNLLREAESNPDVILFFDEIHTLLQQDNQSTKIADVFKPALARGKIRLIGATTRKEYQNYITKDEAIERRFEVIHVGEPSKAATLAILKAIGRKLAEHHGVSIEDELLQHTIDAADEFLINRNFPDKAIDLLDRAMTSARYADRDAVDAEWIRQSAQRLTGVSLNETLNSRLKSLSAALHNAIIGQDAAIDAIVQSVCLSKKRLDIRSNRPDGVFMFNGPSGVGKSSMAAALAVHLTGNATGLFTISMADFAEESAAARLIGVPSGYAGSEDESLLTKAATRSPNGVLLLEEFEKAHPCLHRVFLEIFKTGRFTDASGSSYSFANVTIIATTNLHGGSKAKLGFHNSIVAPTKQHGSLHHDFPPELLARFDEIITFNPLTRELAKQILNKSILTLGQSKFGNRREPHLTQEEEDAILDMGFSETSGVRHLIRAFERIILLPLALAD, from the coding sequence GTGCTGAACTTTGATCCCTACGCCCCGCTTGCCCTTGAACTCCTAGAAACTGCTGCCGAATGCGCGCGCCGCCGTAAAGGCGTCGAGCTCACTCTGTTCGACCTCACTGCTGCAATTCTAGAGAAATGCACTGAAGACCCCTATGTCACCTTCTTTGAAGACAATGAGTGGGGGCAAGTCGCCGATGTGCGCGATGAGTTTTTAACAGAGGTCTACCCCGACCTACTCCCCAAGAATAACGTAAAGGTTAAAGCGCGCCCGCTGGAGCTCTCAGAAGATGCCGCCAACCTACTCGCACAAGCGGAAGCTGAAAGCTGCGACAACGAAGATGGCATCGAGCTGATCGAACTCATGATGACGCTCTGGCCCGCCGTCGGCGATCCGATCCTGACGCGCATCAACTGCATCCCCGAAACCGAGATCGATGTAAACTATACCGCCCTCGCCCCCGGCGCACTGCTCCTACGCGAAGACTACGAAGAAGTCTCTACCGCCGAAATCGCCGCGCTACAGAACCTGGCACTGCTCTGCGAGCTGGGCACCGAGATGAACCTCGTCCCCTCGCCCTACGAAATCGTCGGGCGTGAGAAAGAAATCGCCTCGCTGGAGGCGGCGATGCTCAAATATTTTAAGCCCAACCCGCTGATCATCGGCGAAGCAGGTGTAGGCAAGACCGCAGTGGTCGAAGCACTGGCTGACCGCATACACCGCGGCACGTGCAGCGAGGATCTACGCGAGGCCCGGATTTTTGAAATCCGCGTCTCCGACCTCCTCGCTGGCACCACCTATCGCGGCGAACTGGAGGAACGCCTCAAGAATCTGCTACGCGAAGCGGAATCAAACCCCGACGTCATCTTGTTTTTCGACGAGATTCATACGCTCCTGCAGCAGGACAACCAATCGACTAAGATTGCCGACGTCTTTAAGCCCGCTCTGGCACGGGGCAAGATCCGCCTAATCGGTGCCACCACGCGCAAGGAATATCAGAACTACATCACCAAAGACGAAGCCATCGAGCGCCGTTTTGAAGTGATCCACGTCGGCGAGCCCAGCAAGGCCGCCACGCTCGCGATCCTCAAAGCGATTGGCCGCAAACTCGCGGAGCACCACGGCGTGAGCATCGAAGACGAACTCTTGCAGCACACCATCGATGCCGCCGACGAGTTCCTAATCAACCGCAATTTCCCCGACAAAGCGATCGATCTGCTTGATCGTGCAATGACCTCAGCTCGCTACGCCGACCGCGACGCAGTCGATGCCGAGTGGATTCGCCAAAGTGCACAGCGCCTGACCGGTGTTTCTCTGAATGAAACGCTCAACAGTCGCCTCAAAAGCCTCTCAGCCGCGTTACACAACGCCATCATCGGTCAAGATGCCGCCATCGATGCGATCGTCCAAAGTGTTTGCCTGAGTAAAAAGCGCCTCGATATACGCTCCAACCGTCCGGATGGCGTGTTTATGTTCAACGGCCCCTCAGGCGTAGGAAAGTCCTCCATGGCAGCGGCGCTCGCCGTGCACCTAACTGGCAACGCCACGGGTCTGTTTACGATCTCCATGGCCGACTTTGCCGAAGAAAGCGCCGCCGCTCGTCTGATCGGAGTGCCCTCTGGCTATGCCGGCAGCGAAGACGAATCACTACTCACCAAAGCCGCCACCCGCAGTCCCAATGGCGTCTTGCTGCTGGAAGAATTCGAGAAAGCACACCCCTGCCTACATCGCGTATTCCTAGAAATATTCAAGACGGGGCGCTTCACCGATGCGTCGGGGAGCTCCTACAGTTTCGCCAACGTCACGATCATCGCGACCACCAACCTACACGGCGGCAGTAAAGCGAAACTCGGGTTCCATAACTCCATCGTAGCACCCACCAAGCAACACGGCTCGCTCCACCATGATTTCCCGCCCGAACTCCTCGCTCGGTTCGACGAGATCATCACCTTCAACCCACTCACCCGTGAGTTGGCCAAGCAGATCCTCAACAAATCGATCCTGACACTCGGGCAATCCAAATTCGGCAACCGCCGCGAACCGCATCTCACTCAGGAGGAGGAAGATGCGATCCTCGACATGGGATTCTCCGAGACCTCAGGCGTGCGTCATTTAATCCGTGCCTTCGAGCGTATTATTCTACTGCCACTGGCATTGGCAGATTAG
- a CDS encoding DUF1549 domain-containing protein has translation MRNEQVTFRRTADRKTFTLPLSDFSPKDRAYILAQKEAGRLSATNYLGSNQPDVARVTKRHDHFGASEQIDELLANYWKAQDVTPAPVIDDATYLRRAYLKIIGRIPSYAEAVHFLNDSNPHKRSELVDKLLDSPGYVSHNFNLWADILRAKTTGREGSRYGGVYYIPWLKDQIRRNVPYDDFVKTLLTANGYPWDNPAVAYYLRDFGMPLDNMSMTAQVFLGTQMQCAQCHDHPTDVWSQKDFYELAAYTYGLKTGVNIQNDNPELKEVMNRLRAETKKQNKGKVPGYQKASPLSAGREFFDPLRWGVIHTERPLKLPHDYQYDDAAPKDVVEPKILFGNQSDAKLHDSTDRVESYVDWLISKNNERFTLVIANRMWKHAMGKGLIEPIDELTDESVADSPELMEYLESMMIALDYDLKQYLRVLYNTEYFQRQAVMDNPDLPDDYHLEGPTFQRMTSEQIWDSFATLMTPEIDQLLTPSYKGNNGGIQYVTGQKPAAAVYLDEWSPQKLASHIIKMGDVYTAYSEARSAYSKAKADPALKGTPELKAMQQALNDSRKEWNQTLNPDLGESDSPPSMDMTMMAANFPGVKKGKRNKADEKWIKNIRRASELQSPQQNGHLLEVFGQSDRMLIENSDDGGNVLQALFLMNSNQTNWLMAQRSAPVMEARLAESPEAKLETLYIGFLARKPTADEIEALLPYFTEDPEKARQRIIWAMLNTQQFLFIQ, from the coding sequence ATGCGCAATGAGCAGGTTACCTTTCGACGCACGGCAGATCGAAAGACCTTCACGCTTCCGCTCTCGGATTTCTCGCCCAAAGACCGCGCCTACATTCTCGCCCAAAAAGAAGCAGGCCGACTCAGCGCGACAAACTACCTAGGCAGCAACCAACCCGACGTCGCTCGCGTCACGAAACGGCACGACCACTTCGGCGCTAGTGAGCAGATCGACGAACTACTCGCAAACTACTGGAAGGCTCAAGACGTCACTCCAGCCCCTGTGATCGACGATGCCACCTACCTACGCAGAGCCTACCTTAAAATCATTGGTCGCATTCCAAGCTACGCCGAAGCCGTCCACTTCCTCAACGACAGCAACCCACACAAGCGCTCCGAACTCGTTGACAAGCTCTTAGACTCCCCCGGTTACGTCAGCCACAATTTCAATCTCTGGGCCGACATTCTGCGCGCCAAAACCACCGGCCGCGAAGGGAGCCGCTACGGTGGCGTTTATTATATCCCCTGGCTCAAAGACCAGATTCGCCGTAACGTGCCTTACGACGATTTCGTGAAGACACTGCTCACCGCCAACGGCTACCCATGGGACAACCCCGCAGTCGCCTACTACCTGCGCGACTTCGGCATGCCACTCGATAACATGTCGATGACCGCTCAAGTCTTTCTCGGCACACAAATGCAATGCGCCCAATGCCACGACCACCCCACCGATGTCTGGAGCCAAAAAGACTTTTACGAACTCGCCGCTTACACCTACGGGCTAAAGACCGGCGTCAACATACAGAATGACAATCCGGAGCTCAAAGAAGTGATGAATCGGCTTCGCGCAGAAACGAAGAAACAAAACAAAGGCAAAGTGCCGGGCTACCAAAAGGCTTCCCCTCTAAGCGCCGGGCGCGAATTCTTCGATCCGCTACGCTGGGGCGTCATTCACACCGAGCGCCCACTCAAGCTCCCACATGACTATCAATACGACGATGCCGCTCCTAAAGACGTCGTCGAGCCCAAGATCCTCTTCGGCAATCAGTCCGACGCCAAGCTCCACGACTCCACCGACCGCGTGGAAAGCTACGTCGATTGGCTCATCTCCAAAAACAATGAACGTTTCACCCTCGTCATCGCCAACCGCATGTGGAAACACGCCATGGGCAAAGGCCTAATCGAGCCGATTGATGAACTCACCGACGAGTCCGTGGCCGACTCCCCAGAACTCATGGAATACCTCGAGTCCATGATGATCGCGCTCGACTATGACCTAAAGCAATACCTGCGCGTGCTCTACAACACCGAGTATTTCCAGCGCCAAGCGGTGATGGATAACCCCGACCTACCCGACGATTACCACCTCGAAGGCCCGACCTTCCAACGCATGACCTCCGAGCAGATATGGGACTCCTTCGCCACCCTAATGACGCCCGAAATCGACCAATTGCTCACTCCGTCCTACAAGGGTAACAACGGCGGCATCCAATATGTAACTGGTCAGAAACCCGCCGCCGCAGTCTATCTCGACGAATGGTCTCCACAAAAGTTAGCCAGCCACATCATCAAGATGGGCGACGTTTACACCGCCTATTCCGAAGCACGTTCAGCCTATTCCAAAGCCAAAGCAGACCCCGCCCTCAAAGGCACACCTGAGCTGAAAGCGATGCAGCAAGCACTGAACGACAGCAGAAAGGAGTGGAACCAGACGCTCAACCCCGACCTCGGCGAATCAGACTCCCCTCCATCCATGGACATGACGATGATGGCCGCAAACTTCCCGGGCGTCAAAAAAGGCAAGCGGAACAAAGCCGACGAGAAGTGGATCAAAAACATCCGCCGTGCCTCCGAGCTACAATCCCCACAGCAAAACGGCCATCTGCTCGAAGTCTTCGGCCAATCTGATCGCATGCTCATCGAAAATAGCGACGACGGCGGCAACGTGCTACAGGCGCTCTTCTTAATGAACTCCAACCAGACCAACTGGCTCATGGCGCAACGCTCCGCCCCCGTAATGGAAGCACGCCTAGCCGAGAGCCCCGAAGCCAAACTCGAAACCCTCTACATCGGATTCCTAGCTCGTAAACCGACCGCCGACGAAATCGAGGCGCTCCTGCCCTACTTTACCGAAGACCCCGAAAAAGCACGCCAACGCATCATTTGGGCCATGCTCAACACCCAACAATTCCTCTTCATCCAGTAA
- the sucC gene encoding ADP-forming succinate--CoA ligase subunit beta has protein sequence MNIHEYQAKRLLQEYGVPVPRGYAAQTSIEVDTAISHLSDEEMIVVKAQIHAGGRGKGTFTDGYQGGVKVVKGRAAAKEAANHMLDNTLVTAQTGPEGRKVQTLYVTEGCDIDHEYYLAIVLDRETAQSVIIASTEGGMDIEEVADKTPEKLIRVPISPTLGLRHHQARQVAYALGFAGDQVKQFTRILSGVYKMFWEKNAMLVEINPLVTDKSGNLSALDAKVSFDDNAIFQHPEIQQLRDLNEEDPKEIEASKHNLAYIALDGNIACMVNGAGLAMATMDIIQSYGGSPANFLDVGGGANEDQVTAAFKIILSDPNVKGILVNIFGGIMKCDVIARGIVAAAKNVDITVPLVVRLEGTNVEAGKQILRDSGVALTPADSLVQAAEIIVEQVKAEA, from the coding sequence ATGAACATCCACGAGTATCAGGCAAAACGCCTTCTTCAGGAATACGGAGTGCCCGTCCCACGCGGTTACGCCGCTCAGACCTCCATTGAAGTCGACACAGCAATCTCCCACCTTAGCGACGAAGAAATGATCGTTGTTAAGGCCCAAATCCACGCAGGTGGACGCGGCAAGGGCACATTCACCGACGGCTACCAAGGTGGCGTTAAAGTCGTTAAAGGTCGCGCAGCGGCTAAAGAAGCAGCCAACCACATGTTGGATAACACGCTCGTTACCGCCCAAACTGGCCCAGAAGGCCGCAAGGTGCAGACACTCTACGTCACCGAAGGGTGCGACATCGACCACGAGTATTACCTCGCTATCGTTCTCGACCGCGAAACCGCTCAGTCCGTCATCATCGCTTCGACCGAAGGTGGCATGGACATCGAAGAAGTCGCTGATAAGACTCCCGAGAAGCTGATCCGTGTGCCAATTTCACCGACACTCGGCCTACGTCACCACCAAGCTCGCCAAGTTGCTTATGCACTCGGTTTCGCAGGTGACCAAGTCAAGCAATTCACTCGTATCCTCTCTGGCGTCTACAAGATGTTCTGGGAGAAGAATGCGATGCTGGTCGAAATCAACCCACTGGTCACCGACAAGTCCGGCAACCTCAGCGCACTCGATGCCAAGGTCTCCTTCGACGACAACGCCATTTTCCAACATCCTGAAATTCAGCAGCTCCGCGACCTGAACGAAGAAGACCCGAAGGAAATCGAAGCCTCCAAGCACAACCTCGCTTACATCGCACTCGATGGTAACATCGCATGTATGGTGAACGGCGCAGGTCTAGCCATGGCGACGATGGATATCATCCAAAGCTACGGCGGCTCTCCGGCCAACTTCCTCGACGTCGGTGGCGGCGCGAACGAAGACCAAGTCACTGCGGCTTTCAAAATCATCCTTTCTGATCCAAACGTGAAGGGCATCCTCGTTAACATCTTCGGCGGCATCATGAAATGTGACGTCATCGCTCGCGGCATCGTCGCAGCAGCCAAGAATGTCGACATCACCGTGCCACTCGTTGTGCGCCTCGAAGGCACCAACGTCGAAGCCGGCAAGCAGATCCTCCGCGATAGCGGTGTCGCCCTCACTCCAGCAGACAGCCTTGTGCAAGCCGCCGAGATCATCGTCGAGCAAGTCAAAGCAGAAGCATAA
- a CDS encoding DUF1501 domain-containing protein produces the protein MYDELNKLDELSRRKFMQYSAKALLGVGLSVGTTPLWASQTIKKPTARNVIYIYLSGGMSHIDTFDPKPNWKDQGPVQTIDTNVAGIQISEYLPSLAKRADKLAIIRSMYSNQGAHEPGTYFMHTSYTQRGTIKHPGLGAWLNSMSGKTNSTLPGNVRIGGSNNAPGGAGFLDSKYEPLHLGSPDDGLPYVEPHKSVDEAELRERMALAQMMDLSFHKKYPSKQVRAYGDVYDEAIKLMNSKDLAAFDLSQEPKLTRDIYGSSRFGKSCLLARRLVEHGVRFVELTLGGWDTHNDNHDNVADLTNPLDQSVSALLDDLHYRGLLDETLVVIGTEFGRTPEINSNAGRNHHPTAFTCVLAGGGIKGGQVYGATDASGHSIAENGVTVPDFNATIAYALGLPIDKVVHSPSGRPFRVADKGRPVTALF, from the coding sequence ATGTATGACGAACTAAACAAACTGGACGAACTTTCACGCCGCAAGTTCATGCAATACTCAGCCAAAGCGCTCCTCGGCGTCGGCTTATCGGTTGGCACCACCCCGCTCTGGGCTTCGCAGACGATCAAGAAACCGACTGCGCGCAACGTCATCTACATTTATCTAAGTGGTGGCATGAGCCATATCGATACTTTCGATCCCAAGCCGAATTGGAAAGACCAAGGTCCCGTCCAGACGATTGATACCAACGTCGCCGGCATCCAGATTTCCGAATATTTACCAAGTCTCGCCAAGCGCGCCGACAAGCTTGCCATCATCCGCTCCATGTATTCCAACCAAGGTGCCCACGAGCCAGGCACCTACTTCATGCACACCAGCTACACGCAGCGAGGCACCATCAAACACCCCGGCCTCGGCGCATGGCTCAACAGCATGTCAGGTAAGACCAACTCCACCCTCCCCGGTAACGTCCGGATCGGCGGCAGTAACAACGCCCCCGGCGGCGCAGGCTTCCTCGATTCCAAATACGAACCACTCCACCTCGGCAGCCCTGATGACGGCCTGCCTTACGTCGAGCCCCATAAAAGCGTAGACGAAGCCGAACTGCGCGAGCGCATGGCGCTCGCTCAGATGATGGATCTCTCCTTCCATAAAAAATATCCCTCCAAACAAGTGCGAGCATATGGCGACGTCTATGACGAAGCCATCAAGCTGATGAACAGCAAAGACCTCGCCGCATTTGACCTGAGCCAAGAGCCAAAGCTCACTCGCGACATCTACGGTAGTTCCCGCTTTGGCAAAAGTTGCCTACTCGCCCGCCGACTCGTCGAGCACGGCGTGCGCTTTGTCGAGCTCACCCTCGGCGGTTGGGATACCCACAACGACAATCACGACAACGTCGCCGACCTCACCAACCCACTCGATCAATCCGTATCTGCCCTCCTCGACGACCTCCACTATCGTGGTCTGCTCGACGAGACCCTCGTCGTCATCGGCACCGAATTTGGGCGCACACCTGAGATCAATTCCAATGCTGGGCGCAACCACCACCCAACCGCATTTACCTGCGTGCTAGCAGGTGGCGGTATCAAAGGCGGCCAGGTTTACGGCGCCACCGATGCCAGCGGCCACTCGATTGCCGAGAACGGCGTCACCGTGCCCGATTTCAACGCCACCATCGCCTACGCCCTCGGCCTACCGATTGACAAAGTCGTGCACTCCCCAAGCGGCCGCCCCTTCCGCGTCGCAGATAAAGGTCGCCCCGTCACCGCATTGTTCTAA
- the sucD gene encoding succinate--CoA ligase subunit alpha, which translates to MSVLVNKDTRLVVQGITGKTGTFHTQQCIEYGTNVVAGVTPGKGGQLWEGKVPVCNTVAEAVKEYGANVSVIYVPPAFAADSILEAIEAEIPLVICITEGVPVRDMAEVRRRLFFHNTKTRLIGPNCPGIITPGECKIGIMPGYIHKPGRVGVVSRSGTLTYEAVYQLTQRGHGQSTCIGIGGDPINGTSQLDAVRLLNEDPDTDAIIMIGEIGGSAEEEACAYIKEHVKKPVAGFIAGASAPKGRTMGHAGAIVSANGAGTAEAKFAAMEDAGVSIARNPSEIADALLKIYKG; encoded by the coding sequence ATGAGCGTTCTTGTAAATAAAGACACACGTCTAGTCGTCCAGGGTATCACCGGTAAGACTGGCACATTTCACACACAACAGTGCATCGAATACGGCACCAACGTCGTCGCTGGTGTGACACCAGGCAAAGGCGGTCAACTGTGGGAGGGCAAAGTGCCCGTCTGCAACACCGTCGCCGAAGCGGTTAAAGAATACGGTGCCAATGTATCCGTCATCTACGTCCCACCGGCCTTCGCCGCAGACTCCATCCTCGAAGCGATCGAAGCCGAGATTCCTCTCGTCATCTGCATCACCGAAGGTGTGCCCGTCCGCGACATGGCTGAAGTGCGCCGTCGCCTCTTCTTCCACAACACGAAGACACGCCTGATCGGGCCCAACTGCCCAGGTATCATCACACCAGGTGAGTGTAAGATCGGCATCATGCCGGGCTACATCCACAAGCCAGGTCGCGTCGGTGTGGTCTCTCGCTCCGGCACATTGACTTACGAAGCGGTTTACCAACTCACACAGCGCGGCCACGGCCAATCGACCTGTATCGGTATCGGTGGTGACCCAATCAACGGCACTTCCCAGCTCGACGCAGTGCGACTGCTCAACGAAGACCCTGACACCGATGCGATCATCATGATCGGTGAAATCGGTGGCAGTGCTGAAGAAGAAGCCTGCGCTTACATCAAAGAGCACGTGAAGAAGCCAGTCGCTGGATTCATCGCAGGTGCCTCTGCACCCAAGGGCCGCACCATGGGCCACGCTGGTGCGATCGTATCCGCCAACGGAGCTGGCACAGCCGAAGCCAAGTTCGCAGCCATGGAAGACGCTGGCGTCTCCATCGCCCGCAACCCTTCGGAAATCGCTGACGCGCTGTTGAAGATCTACAAAGGCTAG
- a CDS encoding tRNA-dihydrouridine synthase family protein, with protein MPLNPLPNPLIPGQPWTALAPMQDVTNLPFMKLLGKYGAPDLLFTEFFRVHCHSRLEKPIIDSICEHGTGRPVFIQLIGESLPDLARTVQEIETMQLPVAGIDLNMGCPAPKVYKKNVGGGLLREPSKIDEVLGCLRAAISGRFTVKMRIGFDGDEHFDTILDLVEKHDVDLLSLHARTVKEAYRSEVHYEYIKRAAERLACPVLANGNVTSVAKGQWVLDETKSAGLMIGRSCIRNPWIFRQLREHFAGQPIFRPTLADVRDYVEDLFDATSHKQRHELSHVNHMKKFLNFVGLGVDVDGQFLHDMRRIKSKDDLDRVCQNHLIDNGRAEQLFPEEPIKGLIARPNCETPQGCKL; from the coding sequence ATGCCTCTCAATCCACTTCCAAATCCACTCATTCCCGGCCAGCCTTGGACTGCCCTGGCGCCGATGCAGGACGTCACCAATCTGCCGTTCATGAAGCTGCTGGGGAAATACGGTGCGCCTGACCTGCTGTTTACCGAATTCTTCCGCGTGCACTGCCACTCGCGGCTGGAGAAGCCCATCATCGACTCAATCTGTGAGCACGGCACTGGACGCCCCGTTTTTATTCAGCTGATAGGCGAAAGCCTCCCCGACCTAGCGCGCACCGTGCAGGAAATCGAAACAATGCAGCTACCCGTCGCGGGCATCGACCTGAACATGGGCTGTCCTGCCCCCAAGGTGTATAAGAAGAACGTCGGCGGTGGTCTACTGCGCGAGCCCTCAAAAATCGACGAAGTGCTCGGCTGCCTACGCGCTGCGATTAGCGGCCGCTTCACCGTCAAGATGCGCATCGGCTTCGATGGCGACGAACATTTCGACACCATCCTCGACCTCGTCGAAAAGCACGACGTCGACCTTCTCAGTCTACATGCCCGCACCGTCAAAGAAGCCTATCGCAGCGAGGTGCACTACGAATATATCAAACGCGCCGCCGAGCGACTCGCCTGCCCCGTGCTCGCCAATGGCAACGTCACTTCCGTCGCCAAGGGACAGTGGGTGCTCGACGAAACCAAGAGCGCAGGCCTCATGATCGGTCGCTCTTGTATTCGTAACCCGTGGATTTTCCGCCAACTGCGCGAGCATTTCGCCGGCCAGCCCATCTTCCGCCCCACCCTCGCCGACGTGCGCGACTATGTGGAAGACTTGTTTGACGCCACCAGCCACAAGCAACGCCACGAACTCAGTCATGTAAATCACATGAAGAAGTTCCTCAACTTCGTCGGCCTCGGCGTCGATGTCGACGGGCAGTTTCTACACGACATGCGCCGCATTAAAAGTAAAGACGACCTCGACCGCGTCTGCCAGAACCACCTAATCGACAACGGCCGCGCCGAACAGCTCTTCCCCGAAGAACCGATCAAAGGGCTGATCGCCCGCCCAAATTGCGAAACCCCGCAGGGTTGCAAGTTGTAA
- a CDS encoding c-type cytochrome domain-containing protein — MPDFLMPFGPFHMVALHLPIGALTAIWFLEIMLSNNGEKHKNPAIGLLHLFLLLSTGLTIALGLSYETLGKYGEEIESHELWGYIFGGGVLLSYCLYWIHRLAGKRGTKLCYMLSLVATTVAMTVAGHLGGELVHGKGFLTKPFKPERVRTVAPAPATEAPVTVTPAAEPEMSVSPDLATTPKPAPTPEPTVDKEMESMEPMMDAMSGEMMNSMSGEMMDSMTAVAPMPTSTKADPRIALFEDTQAIFKRHCYNCHGATKQKGDYRLDSKHSINLAGKSGFAAITPGNVEDSELMYRMLLPRDDDDVMPPEKKDPVSPKDIETVRQWIEQGAYWPDEAELNSAPGEYIKIGDTNTDEWIEQINSTGVKAEYNAWGDDSVRVDLGVVEPGQLDQALQQLTQVSDKLTWLDCSQLTLPTDFFDQLAQFTKLQRLHLDGTGVTDAQLKQLSQLPELSYLNLYNTQINDTALATLQEFPSLKKVFVSQTKVTPKGINQLKKARPDLELIYN; from the coding sequence ATGCCTGACTTCTTAATGCCCTTTGGCCCCTTTCACATGGTGGCGCTCCACCTACCAATCGGAGCGCTCACCGCCATATGGTTTCTCGAAATCATGCTCAGCAACAATGGCGAGAAACATAAGAATCCGGCAATTGGCTTACTCCATCTATTCCTACTACTTAGCACGGGACTCACCATTGCACTTGGACTCAGCTACGAAACGCTTGGAAAATATGGAGAAGAAATCGAATCCCACGAACTCTGGGGCTACATTTTTGGCGGCGGCGTTCTCCTCTCCTATTGCCTCTACTGGATTCACCGCCTCGCAGGCAAACGCGGCACCAAGCTTTGCTACATGCTCTCACTAGTCGCCACCACGGTCGCAATGACCGTCGCAGGGCATCTCGGCGGCGAACTCGTCCACGGCAAAGGCTTTCTCACTAAACCATTTAAACCCGAAAGAGTCCGAACCGTCGCTCCCGCTCCAGCCACCGAAGCACCAGTCACCGTCACGCCTGCAGCAGAGCCTGAAATGTCAGTAAGCCCTGACCTAGCAACCACGCCGAAACCGGCTCCGACGCCCGAACCCACCGTAGACAAAGAAATGGAAAGCATGGAGCCAATGATGGACGCAATGTCAGGTGAAATGATGAATTCGATGTCCGGCGAAATGATGGACTCCATGACAGCTGTAGCCCCGATGCCAACGTCCACTAAAGCTGATCCACGCATCGCACTCTTCGAAGACACCCAAGCCATTTTCAAGCGCCATTGCTACAATTGCCACGGCGCGACCAAACAAAAAGGTGACTACCGCTTAGACAGTAAACATTCGATCAACCTCGCAGGTAAAAGCGGATTCGCCGCAATCACTCCAGGCAACGTCGAAGACAGCGAGTTGATGTATCGCATGCTGCTCCCTCGCGATGACGACGACGTCATGCCACCAGAGAAAAAAGATCCCGTCTCCCCCAAAGACATCGAAACCGTGCGCCAATGGATCGAGCAAGGCGCCTACTGGCCTGACGAAGCAGAGCTCAACAGCGCTCCCGGCGAATATATTAAAATCGGCGACACCAATACCGACGAGTGGATCGAGCAAATCAACAGCACCGGAGTGAAAGCCGAATACAATGCATGGGGCGACGACAGTGTCCGCGTCGACCTAGGCGTGGTCGAACCTGGCCAACTCGACCAAGCACTCCAGCAACTCACACAAGTCAGCGACAAACTCACATGGCTCGACTGCAGCCAGCTCACACTCCCCACAGACTTCTTTGATCAACTCGCACAATTCACCAAGCTACAACGCCTCCACCTCGACGGCACCGGAGTGACTGACGCGCAACTCAAACAGCTCAGCCAACTCCCAGAGCTCAGCTACCTGAATCTCTACAACACACAGATCAACGATACAGCACTGGCGACATTGCAAGAATTCCCAAGCCTCAAAAAAGTGTTCGTCAGCCAGACCAAAGTCACCCCAAAGGGAATCAACCAATTAAAGAAAGCCCGCCCCGACTTGGAGCTAATCTATAATTAG